A stretch of Aythya fuligula isolate bAytFul2 chromosome 1, bAytFul2.pri, whole genome shotgun sequence DNA encodes these proteins:
- the LOC116502386 gene encoding phospholipase A2-like, with protein MGSLLLLLLLQAVWKGALGKSHSLHTRGIIELAGAITCGTGRSPLAYIGYGCYCGLGGQGWPKDKTDWCCHRHDCCYDMAEKQGCSPKVQSYQWECEEKAVQCDKVTDRCEKMVCQCDQEAAKCWGEAPYNPHFILWPNFLCGQTHPTCHFSYGGGK; from the exons ATgggctcgctgctgctgctgctgctgctgcaggcag TTTGGAAAGGTGCTCTGGGAAAATCCCATTCGCTGCACACCCGAGGAATCATTGAACTGGCAGGAGCTATCACCTGTGGCACGGGGCGGTCTCCCTTGGCTTATATTGGCTATGGATGCTACTGCGGACTGGGAGGACAAGGCTGGCCCAAAGATAAAACAGACTG GTGCTGCCACAGGCACGACTGCTGCTACGACATGGCGGAGAaacagggctgcagccccaaggTGCAGAGCTACCAGTGGGAGTGCGAGGAGAAGGCCGTGCAGTGCG ataaAGTGACAGACCGATGTGAAAAAATGGTGTGCCAGTGTGACCAAGAGGCAGCCAAGTGCTGGGGAGAGGCCCCTTACAACCCGCACTTCATCCTCTGGCCAAACTTTCTGTGTGGACAGACTCATCCCACCTGCCACTTCAGCTACGGTGGGGGAAAATAG
- the CLDND1 gene encoding claudin domain-containing protein 1, whose amino-acid sequence MMDNRFATALVIACVLSLISTIYMAASIGTDFWYEYHTLSPVENITEAGRSVWEEFVSEEADEKTYTDALFRCNGTVGLWRRCITVPKNSHWYSPPETDMTTNCISFSLSDQFMEKYIEPGNHNSGTDLNRTYLWRLQFLLPFVSLGLMCFGALIGLCACACRSLYPAIATGVLHFLAGLCTLGLVGCYVAGIELLHKKLPLPDDVRGEFGWSFCLACVSAPLQFMAAALFIWAARTNRKEFTLLKAYRVA is encoded by the exons ATGATGGATAACCGTTTTGCTACAGCGCTAGTAATCGCCTGCGTTCTCAGCCTCATCTCCACCATATACATGGCGGCTTCCATCGGCACTGATTTTTGGTACGAATACCACACCCTGTCCCCCGTAGAGAACATTACAGAAGCTGGCCGGAGCGTCTGGGAAGAATTCGTCAGTGAAGAGGCAGATGAGAAGACCTACACAGATGCGCTCTTCCGGTGCAATGGCACAGTTGGGTTGTGGCGGAGGTGTATCACTGTACCCAAAAACTCTCACTGGTACAGCCCACCAG aaACTGATATGACTACAAACTGCATCagtttttccctctctgatcAGTTTATGGAAAAGTACATAGAGCCTGGAAACCACAACAGTGGCACAGACTTGAATCGGACTT ATCTGTGGCGATTGCAGTTTCTTCTGCCCTTTGTCAGCCTTGGCCTCATGTGCTTTGGAGCTCTGATTGGGCTCTGTGCATGTGCCTGTCGCAGCCTGTACCCTGCCATCGCCACGGGAGTCCTCCATTTCCTCGCAG GACTGTGTACACTGGGCCTGGTTGGCTGCTATGTAGCTGGGATCGAGCTGCTCCATAAGAAGCTGCCCCTGCCTGACGATGTGAGGGGTGAATTCGGCTGGTCCTTCTGCCTAGCCTGTGTCTCGGCACCTCTGCAGTTCATGGCAGCCGCTCTCTTCATCTGGGCAGCTCGCACCAACAGGAAGGAATTCACTCTCTTGAAAGCGTACCGTGTAGCATAA